The Punica granatum isolate Tunisia-2019 chromosome 4, ASM765513v2, whole genome shotgun sequence sequence aatcacCCCAGAATTTTATTATTCTCGCTTTGGCGGCAAATCCGCGTCAACCGCGCCTTCGGATTATTCCCCTatgtttctctctctatcctCCTCCTATCCATTTtccctcctttttcttttctttttccattttcttttccttttctcccctttttcttttcctttccctcTTAATTTCCagatttttatttaacaaaaattaatttccgATTTAAAGCCCTGAGAGCGGTTTttcagctctctctctctccgtgCACTGTTAGCTTCGCTTTCCCACATTTCACCGTTCTTCCTCCTCACGAACCCCCCCTCCCCAGTACCCCCGAGGAAACCCCGACTTTCTCCGGTTTCCGGCGGAGAAAGGGCCGTCGCTCCCGGCTCCTTCCCGCATTGATCGAAGATTTCGCGGTTTCTCTGCCGATCGGTGGGTCTTCGCCTTTTACCCCTGCATGTTGAATTCCCTGCTTTCCCGTGAATCTGCTGAACTTTTCTTCTGTCAATGTCCATTTCCTCACTGGGATATACGCCTGCTCGCTTCACTGCTTGCCTGTTTTCTCCTGTTCATGCAGTCCCATTTCTGTAATCTCTGCTTAGTTCTGTATCGCTGGTTGTTTCCTAGGCCTACCTGGGTTAGAATTTATTAGATTAGATATTTTCGGATGATTTTGCATGGAAAATAAGATGATTGGGGGGTGACCCTTTGGCTTTGACGACATGAAAACCTCTTGGGATTTTGCCTCCTTAATCGAATTCTTCATGGGGTAGCATTATGCGCTTTGTCCCTCTTCTGGACCTGCGCAGCGTAATATTCATGTGTTTCTTTTGGGTTATGAAGAACTTATGATTGCACTAGCTTGAACAGTCGATTACCGAATTAGCATTTGCCATCGCAACATGTGCTTCTCCTTTGTCTCAAGCTCTAGATGTGTATCAGTCCTTGTAATGATGTACTACTATTAATCTCAGTTGCACTTGCAGCTGCTGCCCCACTTCTGCAGAAGTCGGCTGTGCGGTTCTTCTCTCGAGTCACCATTTCTGATACGTTTGCAAGCTTTAAGTTTTCTCATGGCGAGTGACTCTTCAGTGAGCCTTCCTAATGGAAATAGCAATGGAAACACTGAGCCTGATCGGTGGAGGACTTACCAGGTCGTTGTTGCAGCTACTCGAGAGATGGGTATTGGCAAGGATGGGAAACTCCCTTGGAAGTTGCCTTCTGACATGAAATTCTTCAAGGAACTCACTATGGGGACCTCAGAACCTGGGAAAAAGAATGCAGTTATAATGGGCAGAAAAACATGGGAAAGTATCCCTTCTGAATATCGACCTCTCGCTGGCCGACTCAACGTTGTTCTGACTCGCTCTGGGAGTTTTGATATTGCAACTGCAGAGAATGTTCTGATATGTGGAAGCATGTCCTCTGCTGTGGAACTGTTGGCTTCATCTCCTTACTGTTTGTCAATCGAGAAAGTCTTTGTCATTGGAGGTGGTGAGATCTATAGGTATGTGTGTGCTCATACCTATGTTGAGGAGTTCTTTTGTTGTCTTCTAACAGATAATCTGTTGTTATTTTTCTCACACACAGAGAAGCTCTCAATGCCCCCCAATGTGATACTATTCATATAACAGAAATCGATGCAAGCATTGAGTGTGACACTTTTATCCCGATGGTAGACACATCTGTCTTTCAGCCCTGGTATTCGTCCTTCCCGGTGGTGGAAAATAATACCCGATTTGCCTTCACTACTTATGTTCGTGTGAGGAGTTCTTGTGCTGAATCTGAGAATGGTGATTCCGTTTCCAATGGCAAACTGGATTCTTCTAAGCTCGAGATAAAGAAATTCAATTTCCTGCCAAAGATGATATTTGATAGACACGAGGAGTACATGTATCTGAAATTGGTTGAGGATATCCTCTTGAACGGCACTCTGAAGGATGACAGGACTGGAACGGGTACCCTATCAAAATTTGGTTGTCAGGTTTGTGAGATTAATTAAGGAGATAATCTTGTCTTGCTTCCAAAAATTGTACTTTAACATAACTTCTACCGAGTCCTTTTGTGTTTCTGTTTGTAGATGCGATTCAATTTGCGTAGAACATTTCCTCTCCTGACAACTAAGGTCTGTGGAATCTTTTATATCTTatatctcttttctttctgcAACTGAATTTgctgaattttcatttttgtattGATCCTGATATATTAAAGCAGTGATTGAATTTCCAAATCCTTATTGAGTCTTTTAATTGGTATGTACTGTTTACAATCTGATCTATAGAAAGTGTTCTGGCGTGGTGTCGTTGAAGAGCTTCTGTGGTTCATCAGTGGTTCAACAAACACTAAGGTATTTCAAATCTTTCCCCAATCATTTGTCAAAAGCTCGTTCTTGTACTTGCTATTTCGTTGGAAGAGTGCTTCTGGTCAGTCTGAATGCAAATGAAAGGCCTCTTACATGCAATAGTCATTCACTGCAGTACTGAATTAAGATTCCTTGTGTGATCCATTGCAAAATTCCATTTTCAGAAAAGATGTTCTTTTTAGCAGATTCTTCAGGAAAAGGGAATTCATATATGGGATGGGAATGCATCCCGAGAATACCTTGACAGGTGCTTATCTCCTTCTCTTCTGCAAACTCAAATTCTTTGTTTCATGGTTGTTCCTTTCTGGCAGTTCATATGATGTCTGTTCTTCCGTGTAGTATTGGtttgaaagaaagagaagaaggtGACTTGGGTCCCGTATATGGTTTCCAGTGGAGACACTTTGGTGCTCGGTTAGTGATTGATTTCTTGTTATTCATCTCGAGCACATACTTGTTGAGTTTTCTCATGTTCGTGTTTATGTATGTTCCATTTCACAGGTACACAAACATGCATGCTGACTACACTGGCAAAGGATTTGATCAATTGTTGGATGTTATCAATAAGATTAAGAATAACCCCGATGACCGCCGAATTATCCTATCAGCTTGGAATCCTTCCGATCTGAAATTGATGGCACTCCCACCTTGTCATGTGTTTGCACAGGTTAACGTAGTACTTCAAAGATTTGAAATGTACTGGAAAAAGTTGGACCCAGGAGCAGTTTGAACGATTCCTAGTTTCCATTtcctttcaaaatttatatttataaatctGGTTTGACCTACCAAACCCCGTTTGGACCCATAAATCTATTGGTCAACttgtttattttcaaatttgtacATCTCCTTGGCTTTCTGTTCTTACTATTTACTATCTCTTGCAGTTCTATGTTGCAAATGGAGAGTTGTCTTGTCAAATGTATCAGCGCTCAGCTGACATGGGCTTGGGAGTGCCATTCAATATTGCTTCTTATGCTCTCCTGACTCGCATGATTGCACAAATTTGTGGTATGTTGTGGATGCTTTACAAAGCTTTTTGGCATGTAGGTTTTCTAAATTGATTTTTCTAATGCATATACTTTCATCTGCGTGAAAGTACATGCATTAATTGACACCATTGTAAGGTCCTGTTCTGACAGTTGTTCACGTGGTGATGCTTCTCTTCAGATCTTTCTGCTGGTGATTTCGTCCATGTTATAGGGGACACGCATGTTTACCGTACTCACATTAGACCTCTTCAGGAGCAGCTTCAGAAAGCTCCGAGACCTTTTCCCGTTAGTGTTTCTAACCATATGATTGAATCATTCTGTTATTCCAGTTATGATACATGCTAATCCCTTATGATCTATATAGATACTAAAGATCAACCCTGACAAGAAGGATATCGACTCTTTTGTGGCGTCTGATTTCAAACTCTTGGGATACGATCCTCACGAGAAAATCGATATGAAAATGGCAGTATAGCATTAAAGGTCTCCTTAAGTGGGTCTTGGGATTCCCTCCCTTCTATGGGGCGCTTTTTGCTCTTACTATGAGGTCTGTAAAAGGTTCCCTTTCTCTCGATCATTATCTGAACTGAAGTCAAACTTAAATGAAGAGGTCACTTGGAGGAAATATTTACCATTGCAATAAATTGGAAGAAACATAGGGTTATTGCATAGCGTCGAAATTGATATTTGTTTATACCACTTATCAATTAATGAATTGCAAGCTATAATTAGCTATGAACTGAAGCTGTCTttgtttttctgtttttttccaGGCTATATGGAGGTTATGCCGATGATTCTAGTTGGTCATATATTCGTAATTTTTGTCATTCATTTAGGAAGCGATGAGAATCCTTTAGTCCCACAAACAATTGAGTGGTTCTAAGGTGATTTAGGATTTTATATAAACATAATACTGCTTGCTTGATGATGCATGGAGCTTCATGTTCGTTGTGATTGCCTCTGATAATCTGGTATGCTTTTGGAAGTACTGGAGTTCGGGGCATCGGGATTTCCTCTTGAGATCCTAAACTCGAGTTAGTGTATCTTGTTTTTCTTCTGGAGACAGATTTGAGGATTTTACTAGTTTGATTGAATTAGTTGCAATCTTCTTTTGAGATTCTAATGTTATGTTGG is a genomic window containing:
- the LOC116204554 gene encoding bifunctional dihydrofolate reductase-thymidylate synthase-like encodes the protein MASDSSVSLPNGNSNGNTEPDRWRTYQVVVAATREMGIGKDGKLPWKLPSDMKFFKELTMGTSEPGKKNAVIMGRKTWESIPSEYRPLAGRLNVVLTRSGSFDIATAENVLICGSMSSAVELLASSPYCLSIEKVFVIGGGEIYREALNAPQCDTIHITEIDASIECDTFIPMVDTSVFQPWYSSFPVVENNTRFAFTTYVRVRSSCAESENGDSVSNGKLDSSKLEIKKFNFLPKMIFDRHEEYMYLKLVEDILLNGTLKDDRTGTGTLSKFGCQMRFNLRRTFPLLTTKKVFWRGVVEELLWFISGSTNTKILQEKGIHIWDGNASREYLDSIGLKEREEGDLGPVYGFQWRHFGARYTNMHADYTGKGFDQLLDVINKIKNNPDDRRIILSAWNPSDLKLMALPPCHVFAQFYVANGELSCQMYQRSADMGLGVPFNIASYALLTRMIAQICDLSAGDFVHVIGDTHVYRTHIRPLQEQLQKAPRPFPILKINPDKKDIDSFVASDFKLLGYDPHEKIDMKMAV